Proteins encoded in a region of the Diabrotica virgifera virgifera chromosome 4, PGI_DIABVI_V3a genome:
- the LOC126884094 gene encoding uncharacterized protein LOC126884094, which translates to MKTNLKQFTEFFSEFEAPYTKIPSNPLTPRLYGLPKIHKVDIPIRPVVSFINTPVSILSKFILNTIKNFINFTPQFTVLNSRQLVEKLQLVNLNPNIVMLSFDVSNLFTSVPKNESISLVNSLLLNNSVTSTTNSSIINILKICLSQDYFVFNNNFYQQPDGLAMGSCLSPFLADVFMDHLESNYIIKNPEILHWFRYVDDILVLISGNSDSAHNLLHKINQIHPNITFTMELESSNSINFLDLSITRLHDHFNFGIYRKPTQTDHVIHSTSNHPLSYKLSAFRSFIHRLNSIPLSVTEFNKELNIIKQIAVNNGYDPDIITKLQQKRELKLLQQSAFSTSSTTTPIYASLPFNNSKLSERVKHIISNSCDNIKISFKVNNTLSKSLTNTKDPIHYMNRSGVYRLSCSDCDATYIGRTYRSLSTRSAEHSKRDTTSAFSHHLKVNKHELKIPEGVQLIHNIQQNNTLRLDLYEDLEIGKDMKKSPNCVNRQTSLNRNFVPIHRQLFS; encoded by the coding sequence ATGAAAACCAACTTAAAGCAATTTACTGAATTCTTTTCTGAATTTGAAGCACCATATACTAAAATTCCATCAAATCCACTCACCCCcaggttatacggtttaccaaagatacacaaagttgacattcctattcgtcccgttgtcagcttcattaacactccagtttctattttatctaaattcattcttaacaccattaaaaactttattaactttaccccacagtttactgttttgaattctcgccaattagttgaaaaacttcaacttgtcaatcttaatccaaatattgtcatgctttcttttgatgttagcaatttatttacttcagtaccaaaaaatgaatcgattagtctggttaattcactcctcttaaataattctgtcacttccaccaccaattcgtctattataaacattctcaaaatttgtctatctcaagattactttgtttttaataacaacttttatcaacaacctgacggtttagcaatgggtagttgcttatcacctttcttagctgatgtttttatggatcacttagaatccaactatatcataaaaaatccagagatcttacactggttccgttatgttgatgacattttagtcctcatttctggtaactctgattcagctcacaacttacttcacaaaataaatcaaatccatcctaatatcacctttaccatggaactagaatcttctaactccattaactttctggatttatctattaccagactacatgaccacttcaactttggtatctaccgtaaaccaacacagacagatcatgttatccattctacttctaatcaccctttatcatataaactctctgcttttcgcagttttatacatagattaaactctattcctttatccgtaactgaattcaacaaagagttgaatattatcaaacagattgcagtcaacaatggttatgacccagacattatcactaaacttcaacaaaaaagagaactcaaattactacaacaatccgctttctctacatcatccacaactactcccatttatgcctccttaccattcaataactccaaattatctgaaagagtcaaacatatcatttcaaattcttgtgacaacataaaaatatctttcaaagttaataacactctcagcaaaagtttaactaataccaaagatcctatccattatatgaaccggagtggggtatacagactctcttgttcagattgtgatgccacctacatcggcagaacttacagatccctttctacccgatctgctgaacacagcaagagagataccacttctgccttttcacaccatttaaaagtcaataaacatgaacttaagattcctgaaggtgtccagttgatacacaatattcaacaaaacaatacactccgtttagacttatacgaagatttggagattggcaaggacatgaagaagagtcccaactgtgtcaatagacaaacatcccttaaccgcaactttgtccccattcaccgccaattattctcataa
- the LOC126884092 gene encoding uncharacterized protein LOC126884092: MKTNLKQFTEFFSEFEAPYTKIPSNPLTPRLYGLPKIHKVDIPIRPVVSFINTPVSILSKFILNTIKNFINFTPQFTVLNSRQLVEKLQLVNLNPNIVMLSFDVSNLFTSVPKNESISLVNSLLLNNSVTSTTTSSIINILKICLSQDYFVFNNNFYQQPDGLAMGSCLSPFLADVFMDHLESNYIIKNPEILHWFRYVDDILVLISGNSDSAHNLLHKINQIHPNITFTMELESSNSINFLDLSITRLHDHFNFGIYRKPTQTDHVIHSTSNHPLSYKLSAFRSFIHRLNSIPLSVTEFNKELNIIKQIAVNNGYDPDIITKLQQKRELKLLQQSAFSTSSTTTPIYASLPFNNSKLSERVKHIISNSCDNIKISFKVNNTLSKSLTNTKDPIHYMNRSGVYRLSCSDCDATYIGRTYRSLSTRSAEHSKRDTTSAFSHHLKVNKHELKIPEGVQLIHNIQQNNTLRLDLYEDLEIGKDMKKSPNCVNRQTSLNRNFVPIHRQLFS, from the coding sequence ATGAAAACCAACTTAAAGCAATTTACTGAATTCTTTTCTGAATTTGAAGCACCATATACTAAAATTCCATCAAATCCACTCACCCCcaggttatacggtttaccaaagatacacaaagttgacattcctattcgtcccgttgtcagcttcattaacactccagtttctattttatctaaattcattcttaacaccattaaaaactttattaactttaccccacagtttactgttttgaattctcgccaattagttgaaaaacttcaacttgtcaatcttaatccaaatattgtcatgctttcttttgatgttagcaatttatttacttcagtaccaaaaaatgaatcgattagtctggttaattcactcctcttaaataattctgtcacttccaccaccacttcgtctattataaacattctcaaaatttgtctatctcaagattactttgtttttaataacaacttttatcaacaacctgacggtttagcaatgggtagttgcttatcacctttcttagctgatgtttttatggatcacttagaatccaactatatcataaaaaatccagagatcttacactggttccgttatgttgatgacattttagtcctcatttctggtaactctgattcagctcacaacttacttcacaaaataaatcaaatccatcctaatatcacctttaccatggaactagaatcttctaactccattaactttctggatttatctattaccagactacatgaccacttcaactttggtatctaccgtaaaccaacacagacagatcatgttatccattctacttctaatcaccctttatcatataaactctctgcttttcgcagttttatacatagattaaactctattcctttatccgtaactgaattcaacaaagagttgaatattatcaaacagattgcagtcaacaatggttatgacccagacattatcactaaacttcaacaaaaaagagaactcaaattactacaacaatccgctttctctacatcatccacaactactcccatctatgcctccttaccattcaataactccaaattatctgaaagagtcaaacatatcatttcaaattcttgtgacaacataaaaatatctttcaaagttaataacactctcagcaaaagtttaactaataccaaagatcctatccattatatgaaccggagtggggtatacagactctcttgttcagattgtgatgccacctacatcggcagaacttacagatccctttctacccgatctgctgaacacagcaagagagataccacttctgccttttcacaccatttaaaagtcaataaacatgaacttaagattcctgaaggtgtccagttgatacacaatattcaacaaaacaatacactccgtttagacttatacgaagatttggagattggcaaggacatgaagaagagtcccaactgtgtcaatagacaaacatcccttaaccgcaactttgtccccattcaccgccaattattctcataa
- the LOC126883812 gene encoding uncharacterized protein LOC126883812, producing the protein MVNLALQYLRLATQRSNIKLDIWFISRCLHHKVFPTFCRVRTSNNVHPNIRTSMQIKLMKKEICKHYSKLNYIECKLKVTYDSLLETLQFINLNSFMSDVQDKVDHSHSVKFNRVNNKLKHLINNKIRLDQQKASRNKNYSNFRFHPRIKNLSNVQFSDDELKLLNLGLKHSIPSNLSIKDLESLSIETDMVIQNLSISLTQKTSIRNSCIQTINKFKTKLLSNNNSSLTNISSPSTLHKLLHLSLFPISHIISLNPFSPHSNLSKQSR; encoded by the exons ATGGTCAACTTGGCGCTACAATACTTGCGATTAGCCACACAACGGAGCAACATAAAGCTGGACATATGGTTCATTTCAAGATGTTTACATCATAAAGTCTTCCCAACATTTTGTAGAGTTAGAACATCCAATAATGTACATCCTAACATCAGGACCTCCATGCAGATTAAACTCATGAAGAAAGAGATTTGTAAACATTACAGTAAACTCAACTACATAGAATGTAAGCTAAAGGTAACATATGATTCTCTACTTGAAACTTTACAATTTATTAATCTTAATTCTTTTATGTCAGACGTTCAGGATAAGGTAGATCATTCACATTCAGTTAAATTTAATAGagtcaataataaattaaaacacttaATCAACAATAAGATTAGACTTGATCAACAAAAAGCTTCTCGTAATAAAAATTATTCCAATTTTCGATTCCACCCAAGAATCAAAAATCTCTCAAATGTCCAATTTTCTGATGACgaattaaaactcttaaacctcGGCCTCAAACACTCCATTCCTAGCAATTTATCTATCAAAGATCTTGAGAGTCTTTCCATAGAGACCGACATGGTTATTCAGAATCTTTCCATTTCACTCACACAAAAAACTTCAATCAGAAACTCTTGCATCCAAACTATCAACAAATTCAAAACTAAACTTCTTTCCAACAATAACTCCTCTCTTACCAACATCAGTTCCCCTTCTACTCTACACAAACTTCTTCATCTCTCTCTTTTCCCAATTTCTCATATAATAAGTCTAAATCCCTTCTCTCCACACTCAAATCTATCAAAA CAAAGCAGATAA